ttacttttcaaatttattagatttttttattttaatattgacgtgatcttatttatatcatattttgtTGAAACTAAAATTACTATAAGACACTTTAAAATGTTACATTATAAAATCACACAACAGATAGGTAATATAAAATGGtcatagtttaaaattttaggtAATATATGAGGTGAAATATTCGATAGAGTAAATTTTTATTCTCAACTATTctaaaattacaaaaagtatTTTCAGAATCATAATGCTTCTATTGTATTTCTTTAAAAGTTTTGAATGCCGtctattaatttataatattttaacttaattttttaaatttattatgacAAAATAACGATATGATGAGGATTTTGTCTGCTAAAATTgcgaaaatatttttaaaaaatagtttattcatcgtactttattttgttttttttttttgtgtttatgTTATATTCCATACattattaaatttcaatttgataagtttttttataatcaagggcttattatttagttactgtaatttaattaagatttatttttcatcaCTAAATGATGTTATGTGTATTACAGTTATTGCcattaaataatatttgtagtagcattttttttagtttgtacttaaattagttatttaataaaaatttgtccGGTAactcataaaaatatatataatgttatctatgtttttaatttgagaatttttaatttagttacCTATTGACttgtaatatttaatataatattttgatattttttaagaaattagAACACATTTTGCCATGACCAAATTTTGCTATCTATTAAATTTTTAGTTGGATAAAAAttctataataaaaaggatccataTAATTTGTACAATACATTAATAAATACAtgagataaaataaaacatatttttgTACTATTTTTTAATAGTTGTTGTTTTGTGTTTAAGATagatcttttctaattttactatttaattttaaaagatatatgtTGTTACCAAAATTTTATTACAAAGTTACTGTTATTATTAGTCTTATGAATATATTgcctatttaaaatttatagtatttgttaattatttgttttattttttttattatagaatTCATAATTTTGTTTGACATTAGGCATTTTATATAGTATTGTACAATATCAAACATCTTAATTTATtcaatacaaaaaatattttaaatgaataTTATGCAATgaagataaaatattaaaaatataagtaaaGTAAATGAGTACTAACTATTCATATTTGCATGACTTTTAGCATTGTTTGTAAATGGTTCATTATAAGAGATTGATTGAGACATTGAATTAGTATATTAAGATTATCTTGACCTACacgtatacaaaaaaaatacaaacttAATATATTGTAGATTATCTTAAAAGATTGTTAATCTTCTGTATTAAGATTTAATGTGTTTATATGTTAACATTTCACATTagaaatttattatatatttaatattattaaattaatatattttttaataataaataatgttaCGTGTCTCATGATTATTATCATTGGCTGATATAAtagcatttttttataattaatatttaaaatagttATTCAATAAAAATTGATTCAGTAACTCATATAAATATGTAAAGCattatctatatttttaattttaaaatttgaaaattatttatcCAATCACTGTTTGTAATATTTAATATagtatttagattttttataaaattatgatCCATTTTACCGTGATCAAATTTTGgcatttgttaaatttttaaatggaCAATAATTTTATAGTAAGaaggattaatttttatttatgccatgtatttaaatatatgagatgaaatatcaatatttttgtattcttCTTCTATCATTATGTTTGTATTTAGGCCAGATTTCTCCtggttttattttaaaattataaaaatatatattattaccaaattttaaaatatgaaaatataaattaaaataaaaaccaaaaaaaataaattaaagtatatTAAAAATCATTATGTTACATTAATTTAACACAATATATAAATActattttgataataaaattattatgtttGACAACTTTTTGTAATTATCTTATAATgtagtatttttatatataaaatgacttcatttttttaatataagaatgcaaatgcatattttttctttatttttaatattttatctcaAGCATCTAcattaatttgaaaaataaatatattttttttgtaataaatttttataataaaagttTTAGTTAAAGAGAACTCAATACTTCCTTTTATAATTTAGAActaaatttaatttcatttcagaGTTATTACtttgtaaaatatatttaatcactcaaatttaaaaatacacaTGGTAAAAAATAAGcaatatgttaattttttttctctttattctatttgttattattagttttatgaatacattgtttattttaattttttaattatttatatattatatgataaagatggaatattaaaaaattattattttgtccactaaatttattttatgaaatagATTATGTAAGGATATACGAAGTCTACAAAAATTGGACACCAAATTCTAGTaactttttgtatttttttattaaggaATGCTCTgtaatatgtaatttttttaagttaaataaTAAGCATAAGAGtgtatattaatttaattaattttgttatagaAATACCAATTAATTATGTTACTATGACGTCTGTTATTTTGTTATTGAAAATGAATCGGTATTTAAATTGAGTACGTattaatagttttttttattgaaagtgaataaaataaaaaaaattaagtacgTAGTAAcagttttttttattgaaatcaGTTTTTAAGTTCTGTCGTGTCGTGGGATAAAGCCAGTTTCTAATAAAGAGAGAACAGGGGTAAAATAGGAAGAAAGAATTGGATACCAAAATTCCATATCCCCATTATATATTGGTATAGATAACCGATCTTTCTGAAGTAACGTACTAAAAAGGATTAATTCCTCCTTAATGCTAAGAAACGGCTATCCTCGCCTCCTGGCTATAAGAGGAAGCTATCAGGAATTGAAAAGGTAGATTTTCTCTTCTCCAAGATTATAACTCATCATCTATTCCTTAAttaacttgagcgtcggagtgctTTTTGCAGGtgctcctcctcctcttcttgcTATACCAATCGGCCGGGGTGTATTCTCGGACTAATTGGATGTTTACTCGGCTACCGGTGAAGTACAGGCTATAGCTCGGATTCGACCAGGCAAGAACatttggcgcccaccgtggggccgaATTTTTTTTAAGGCCTCCCAAATCCCAACATTTGCCGATGGCTGATGCACCTCCTCCCACTCCGACCGAGCTCCTCCGGATGGTGACGGAGGTCCAGGAGGCAAACCAACGTATGGCTGCAGCAAACCAGCATATGGCGAAGGAGAATCAGAGAATGCAACAGCAGATTCAGCAATTAATTAATGCTCGTCTTGAACACAATGATGATCGTCAGGAGCGACATGGACACGATGAACGCCAATCCGAGCCGACCCATATCTCGGAGACACCCCAGGACGACAATACCAACCCCCGAAACGAGGAACCTCAGCCAGAAGATGAGGATCAAGAACCTGACAACTCTGCCGGACCATTTACGGCGGAGATTATGAATTTTCAATTGCCCAGACAATTCACACTGCCGACAACTTTAGTCCCCTACGACAGTTTAGGGGACCCCAAACAGCACATAAAGAAATTCCGATCTATAATGATTGTTAACGGTGCATCCGATCCGATTTTATGTCGttgttttccttcttttttggaTGGCCCTGCACTTGACTGGTTTTGCTCTTTGCCTGTAGATTCCATCTCACGATTCCAGGAGCTGGCGAAGCAATTCGAAGATCATTTTGCAGCATCAGCTATATACTTACATGATTCTGATTATCTAACCACTATCAAGCAGGGCCAACAAGAAAGTCTGAAGGACTACATTACTCGTTTTACAAAGGTAGCTATGAAAATCCCTGATCTCCACCCAGAAGTCCATTTGCATGCCATCAAAAGCGGCCTCCGCCCCGGAAAGTTTCAGGAAGCCATTGCCGTAGCTAAACCCAAGACTCTAGCCGAGTTTAGGGAAAAAGCCAAAGGACAGATAGATATTGAGGAACTCCGTCAGGCCCGGAAGGCAGAGAAGTCAGCAACTACGAAGGACGAAGATAAACCCCGGGAGACCAAAAGGAATTTCCGACCAATGCCCCGTTACGAGTCATATACCCAGTTCAACACCAAGCGAGACGACATCATCAAAGAAATATTAAATTCCAAGCTAATTAAGCCACCTCGCAAAGCCGGTAGTTACCCTGAGCCGAAGAATATTGATAAGTCCAAGTATTGCacatttcataaaaaatatggTCACAAGACCGATGAGTGTGTAATCGCAAAGGATCTACTAGAACGCCTAGCAAGACAGGGCCACCTTGACAAATTTATCTCAGGTCACATTCAAAAAAGGGCGGTGCCGACCACCGAACAACCTCTCGTAGGGCAATCATCATCAgcaaaagacaaagaaaaggcCCCCGCTCAACCTAGGGGCATAATCCATTGTATCTCTGGAGGGTATGCTGGGGGCGGTAACACAAGCTCGGCAAGGAAGCGAACTTACAGAGCAATGTTAGCGCTCGCGGATACCACCCACAATCCACAACAAACACAAGAACTCCCAGAAGTGACTTTCCGATCAACCGACTTTATTTGCAAAGATGCAAACCTAGATGACCCTGTTGTCATCTCTATTCAGCTAGGCGATCTAATTGTTCGAAATGTCCTCCTAGACCCAGGAAGTAGTGCTGACGTTCTATTCTTTACTACATTTGAAAAAATGAAGCTGAGTACTAACATTTTGCAGCCATCTATTGGAGACCTTGTAGGTTTTTCAGGAGAACGAGTACCCGTTATGGGTTCCGTATGGCTGCAGGCCACACTAGGCGAACAACCGCTCTCTAAGACACAGGAtattcaattccttgttgttgaCTGTTTTAGCTCGTATAACCTCATTTTGGGTAGgccctttttaaataaatttgcTGCAATAGTATCTACCGTCCACCTTTGTGTCAAGTTTCCAGTGCAGGATAAGGTAATAGCCACGGTCCACAGCGATCTCCAAGAAGCTCGGCACTGTTATAACGCAAGCCTGAAGCCTATCAAAAGAACGGCTGCGTGACAAATCAACTCTATACACGCAGATCAACCGACCTTAGCCGAGTTAGATCCCAGGGCTGATTTTGAAGATCGTCCCATGCCAAATGAAGATCTAACAAAGGTTTTATTGGCAGATGATCCAATGAAGTTCACCTTTATTGGGGCATCCACAAAAGGCGAGGAAAAGGATAAGCTCGTCCAATTTTTAAGACAGAATGCCGACCTCTTCGCGTGGACCCCCGCAGATATGCCAGGCATCGACCCGTCGGTGATCACACACAAACTTGCGATAAACCCTGATGCCAGACCAGTATCTCAGAAAAAAAGGAACCTCGGAATTGAGAAAAGACTCGCCTCAATGACTGAAGCCAAAAAGCTCATTGACGCCCAGTTCATCCGTGAGATCAGATTCACAACTTGGTTAGCCAATGTCGTAATGGTAAGAAAAAGTAATGGTAAGTGGCGCATGTGCGTCGACTTTACAGACTTAAATAAGGCTTGCCCCAAAGACGCCTACCCTTTACCATGCATTGATACCTTAGTGGATAATTCTTGTGGTTATGGTGCATTAAGTTTCATGGATGCATATTCCGGTTATAATCAGATTCTCATGCATCCAtcggatcaagagaaaacagcctTTATAACCGAATATGGTAATTATTGTTACAACgtaatgccttttggtttaaagaatGCAGGGGCAACATATCAGCGGCTGATGAACAGAGTATTTGAACAACAGATAGGTCGAAACATCGAGGTATACGTGGACGATATGGTCGCTAAGACAAAGACAGGCAAATCCCACATTACCGACCTTACCGAAATTTTTGGCCAAATCCGAGCTTACAATATGAGGCTCAATCCTGAAAAGTGTGCCTTCGGCGTCCGAGGAGGAAAATTTCTTGGGTTTATACTCACCAGCAGAGGAATTGAGGCAAATCCAGAAAAATGTAAGGCA
This sequence is a window from Arachis stenosperma cultivar V10309 chromosome 10, arast.V10309.gnm1.PFL2, whole genome shotgun sequence. Protein-coding genes within it:
- the LOC130957685 gene encoding uncharacterized protein LOC130957685 encodes the protein MADAPPPTPTELLRMVTEVQEANQRMAAANQHMAKENQRMQQQIQQLINARLEHNDDRQERHGHDERQSEPTHISETPQDDNTNPRNEEPQPEDEDQEPDNSAGPFTAEIMNFQLPRQFTLPTTLVPYDSLGDPKQHIKKFRSIMIVNGASDPILCRCFPSFLDGPALDWFCSLPVDSISRFQELAKQFEDHFAASAIYLHDSDYLTTIKQGQQESLKDYITRFTKVAMKIPDLHPEVHLHAIKSGLRPGKFQEAIAVAKPKTLAEFREKAKGQIDIEELRQARKAEKSATTKDEDKPRETKRNFRPMPRYESYTQFNTKRDDIIKEILNSKLIKPPRKAGSYPEPKNIDKSKYCTFHKKYGHKTDECVIAKDLLERLARQGHLDKFISGHIQKRAVPTTEQPLVGQSSSAKDKEKAPAQPRGIIHCISGGYAGGGNTSSARKRTYRAMLALADTTHNPQQTQELPEVTFRSTDFICKDANLDDPVVISIQLGDLIVRNVLLDPGSSADVLFFTTFEKMKLSTNILQPSIGDLVGFSGERVPVMGSVWLQATLGEQPLSKTQDIQFLVVDCFSSYNLILGRPFLNKFAAIVSTVHLCVKFPVQDKVIATVHSDLQEARHCYNASLKPIKRTAA